TCACTCCGGGTGCCGATGTGGACACAGACCGCGTAGCGGGCGGTGAAACAGTGTACGTCGGCGGGCCAAACCTGCTGCGGTATCTCGATGTTGAACTGGGCCGTGACCTCGAGATGTTCGCCGGCGAGGCCGGCGAGCGCGGTCAGGGCGTCGTCTACCTGATTCGGGACGGCGAAGCGGTGGGTGCGGTCGCGCTCGCGGACGTGATCCGAGAGGAGAGCTACGAGGCAATCGACGCGCTTCACGAGATGGGTGTCGAAGTCGCAATGTTAACCGGCGACACGGAGGATGTCGCTCGCGCCGTCTCCGACGAACTCGAGATCGACACGTACTTCGCCGAAGTCCTTCCGGAGGATAAAGACAAGAAGATCATCGAACTCCAGGAACAGAGCAAACTCGTATCGATGGTGGGCGACGGCGTGAACGATGCGCCCGCACTGACGCGGTCCGACGTCGGCATCGCCATCGGGTCGGGAACTGATGTTGCCGTCGAGTCCGCCGATGTCGTCCTCGTCGAGAACGATCCACGCGACGTCGCTCACCTCGTCCGATTGAGCCGGAAGAGCTACCGGAAGATGAAAGAAAACCTCGTGTGGGCGGCTGGCTATAACGTCTTCGCCTTACCGCTCGCAGCCGGCGTCCTCGCACCGATTGGCGTTCTCCTCTCCCCAGCGGTCGGTGCAGTCCTGATGTCGGTCAGTACGGTCATCGTGGCGGTCAACGCACAGTTCCTGCGCCGTGCGGATATCTCCAGTTGAAGCTCTTTGTGGCACTCGAACGAGCCGAAACGCGATAGTGCTCGTCTTTGTCGTCAATGAACGGTTGTTCACACGAGAGACGACGAGAAGGCAGCAAAAACGCTCTTGGACGATTTCGCTGATGAGTTCATGCCCACGTATTCAAGGACAACGCTGTCGTATTCAGACTATGACAACCGATGACTCCCTCGTCCGAACGCTGTTGATTGTTATCGTCGCGATTCTGCTCTTCCCCCTTCTTGCGATGGCGCTGATGATGCCGTTGATGGGGATATGGGGAGGCGGACATATGTGGAACGGGATGTGGAATGGTAGCGACAGCGGATGGATGTGGCTCCTCATGGGAATCATCCCGTTGATCGTTCTCTTCGGAATCGGCTCTCTCCTGTATAGCGCGGTTCGACAGTCGAACGAAAATCAATCTGATCCCGCCATTCAAGAACTTCGGTCGGCATACGCCCGAGGCGAACTCACCGAGGAAGAGTTCGAGAAGCGCCGCGAACGGCTGGAACGAGATCGATAGTCGACTTGTGTAGTACGAACCGGACCTCACTGCGACGTGTGAGGTCGTCGATGCACTCGAGGACGGCGAGTATCGGCTGAAGACTCAAATCGAAAACGATCTCAGTTCCAGAGTCGATTTCGATACCGTTGCTTCCCGCATCGGTGTCGGTACCGTCGTCACCATTTTCCGCTGCTGTCTCATCGTCGTCGTCACCGAGACAGCCTGCGACTACCGCGGTTGCGAGGGATGCGCCCGTGACTTTCAGCACCGTTCGACGAGTGGCGGGTGTATTCGACATCATCACCGGCAGCTACGGTGCTCCATGAATTACCGATTTGGACGCGAATTCACCGAGGAGAACGTTCGAGAGTATTTTTCGAGCCCCCTAATCGTTTTTTCTTGAGAGAGCGTTCACGCGTGCCGATCTCAACACCCTCGACGTGTACAGTCTACAGTTGGTTCTCGATGTCCTCTGCGGGATAGATTCGGTATGTCCGACCCTGAGGTTCTCGATACAGCAATCCTCGCTTTTCTAGGTCGGTGACCGTTTGGCTGACCTTGCTTTTCGAAAAATTTGATCGGTCCCTAAGCTCGATCTGCGTGAGGCCCGGGGATGTGAGAACTGGCTCGAGAATGCGTTTCTCGTCATCCGGAAGGAGGTCCAAGATCTGGCGTTTTGCTTCACTTTCGGTACGTTGTGCTGTCTGGTCTCTCGAGAGGTTTTCCGGATCTTCTACACCAGTTGTGTCGTCGCTCGGCTCACCCGGTGTTAGTTTATCCGACGGAGAGATAATCCGATCACGAACGCCAACGTACACACCGACGGTTACACTTGCGATAAATACAGTTCCAAGCAGATACCAGACTGGGTGGGTCCCGTGCATCGCCGCCATCGACGACCCCATGTGATCTTCCATCCCCTCGAGGGCGACCCACTGCTGATACGCCTCCCAGGTGGCACCCCCTCCGATGAGGAGTATCATCACAATCAAGAGTCCAACAGCGGTATCTGCGTGCTTCGGTTTCACGGTCGGTAGGGTACACTTATGGGTGATCTGTTCTACGCGTTACGGTCATGCCCACTGGTTGGGAGTTCCGATGGGATTCAGAAGTGGATGGCAGACAACCTGGCCGGGTACAATTGGGTCTCAAGAGTGATTCTTTTTCAAACGATCCGAGGATAATCGGCACCTCGTGCTATAGCGAGCCAATGCCGATAGCGGTCGAATATTCCTGCAAGAAACGCTATCGCTTGGAAGGAACGATTAAAGGAGCTTAGAAACGCCATCGAACGATCTCTCGACTGGGTTCACACCCATACTAATAATTCACGTCTGCTCGTCCTCCCACTCGAGGTGGATCACATGACATCCAGAACAATTCGCCTGGTAGTAGCGTTTACAGTCGTCGTCGCGCTCGTCGGTGCAGTCGGACTCGTGAGTGGCGAGATGCATTCAGACGGCACTGATGGCGACTCAGAGAGCACCCACATGGCTCAAATGGCCGGCCACATGAACGGTGACATGGCTGATCACATGGATGGGAACGCCATGGAGATGATGCAAGACAACATGGGTGACCACGACCACGCCGACCATCACGACGGTGAGGACGGGCACTGCTGACATCGCGGTCCCGTCCCTATTTTTGCGTGGGGAGTTGAAGAGCGAAGATTGTAGCACGGATTCGAATGGGTGAACCAGACGATCTACCGGGTTCCGAGCCGGGTCAAGTAGTCGAACGGGACGAAACCTACGAACACGACGACTTCGGTCTCGTCGAAGTGACTGGGATCTGGCGGGGGATTCCCCAAGTCGATTCAGCACGCCACACCGATCAAAAGGACGGTATCATCGTTCGGTACTCGACGAAAGAGGACGACACTGGCTGATTTCCAGGCCCTATTTAAGACACAATAGACACAAGATCATCGATAGATCAGACTCAACTACAGACGCTAATTGGATGCACTAATTAAATCAGTCTAACATCCCTCTGGCCTCTATCCGCCATTCGAATTTCCGACCGGCAGCTGAAACGTTACGTGAAACAGGCGCAAAGCCTCGCCCCTTTAGGCGCGGGAGGATGTCAACCATTACCCACCGCCCCACCCACCTCCACGTTCCGGGCTTCTCACGGCCAGGAGCCGCTTCGTTGCCGGGCTTTCGCTGATCCCAGACTGTCAATTTGCTTCGCCGTGAAGCAGTCGCGGTAACTCCATTTGTACGAATAGCGTCGCAACTACCATCAAAAGCGGCCCAAGAAAGATACCGTACCAGCCGAAAGCGACCGGCCCGAGGATGTACGCAAAGAGGACGAGTCCCGTCGGGAACATTCGGCCTGAGAGCGATGGCCGAACATAGGTTCGAATGATATTGTCGAAAAAGACACCCATGACGATGTAAAACGTGATGGGAAACCACAATGTCGTTAGGTCGGTCTGAATGGCCATCACTGCTAGGTAAACGACGATCGCTGCGTACACGATGGATCGACCAATGAGTGGGATAACCGAAGCGAGACCAGTCACAATAGCTAGCAACAGCACCTGTGGAATCGCAAGTCCGGGTGGTGCAATCACATTGAGAAGCGTGTAGATGATTCCAGTGAGTACCATAATCGCGAGAATTGTCAAAGTATATCCGAAAAACACAGAACGTAACCCCTTGTCAACCGCTTGAGCGAACTCGTCGACACGGGTTCCCTCACCAACAATTTCGAATCGAAACCACCTAGAGAGTCGCCTCTCATCACGAAGC
Above is a genomic segment from Natronolimnobius baerhuensis containing:
- a CDS encoding SHOCT domain-containing protein, with the translated sequence MTTDDSLVRTLLIVIVAILLFPLLAMALMMPLMGIWGGGHMWNGMWNGSDSGWMWLLMGIIPLIVLFGIGSLLYSAVRQSNENQSDPAIQELRSAYARGELTEEEFEKRRERLERDR
- a CDS encoding helix-turn-helix transcriptional regulator codes for the protein MILLIGGGATWEAYQQWVALEGMEDHMGSSMAAMHGTHPVWYLLGTVFIASVTVGVYVGVRDRIISPSDKLTPGEPSDDTTGVEDPENLSRDQTAQRTESEAKRQILDLLPDDEKRILEPVLTSPGLTQIELRDRSNFSKSKVSQTVTDLEKRGLLYREPQGRTYRIYPAEDIENQL
- a CDS encoding AI-2E family transporter; this translates as MSMDSDDGFIDKRFRSKLSWWVFGLVLTTILVYTLRGYLGWAVFGVFLYYVARPVARQLRQRGLSESTAAVITLGLVILPFVGILIVLASIAIVQLGTLEATDFERIVETLFPDGLPETVPTTEEEIYLFVEDFATDPTVGSVLEWGSGVLGAFVTAAYNLFITLLFAFFLLRDERRLSRWFRFEIVGEGTRVDEFAQAVDKGLRSVFFGYTLTILAIMVLTGIIYTLLNVIAPPGLAIPQVLLLAIVTGLASVIPLIGRSIVYAAIVVYLAVMAIQTDLTTLWFPITFYIVMGVFFDNIIRTYVRPSLSGRMFPTGLVLFAYILGPVAFGWYGIFLGPLLMVVATLFVQMELPRLLHGEAN